The Aquila chrysaetos chrysaetos chromosome 6, bAquChr1.4, whole genome shotgun sequence genome window below encodes:
- the LOC115343151 gene encoding migration and invasion-inhibitory protein — MELEHLKRLRQANQELLQRLRMKQEEIRQRLPSKPLFPASLRNRTSTEISVPVAKRGKESQVNAVTSTADPAVLVSVEPGAYAARAAFCSSLKHSSNDRGVQQQQAKMHEAVGLDSSFPGKEKNVMPVSAIIMCGRETSGVDRDGYARGSPEKESFLLGRGENRKQSTLLPGFHEKKQLKGHLDPSLSRIQSEETSKQHVVIREPIIPKSILLTSQSKELKKEAGHVTFQSDPEEYTIPLSSWSVRPFLGYDWIAGLLDTNSSVVEESDQYFSELHEFRQANREACVHEQHLEPEALDDIVPEQEPDLITSLHKCVYCYRLNQRLFTVPVDSESTCPVCKIPRTQQPAETLEEPAYVRVSIPRSTLMPAYKYKAHRRKSFEPADNLALPSHCLAGWENIIPSSNPRLSSLDLRASLEEKPSHHPRLNSVSRLSGRTRTDQLLNLTHLTHFRFSSASQQREQNKPGHYRAAPNLNPTASTL, encoded by the exons ATGGAATTAGAGCACCTGAAGAGGCTACGTCAGGCCAACCAGGAACTTCTACAAAGGCTCAGAATGAAGCAGGAAGAGATCAGACAAAGACTTCCCAGCAAGCCACTCTTTCCAGCATCTCTTCGTAATAGAACATCTACTGAAATATCTGTCCCTGTGGCCAAGAGAGGG AAGGAAAGTCAGGTCAATGCTGTGACGTCTACAGCTGATCCTGCGGTGTTGGTGTCTGTGGAACCCGGAGCTTACGCAGCCAGAGCAGCCTTCTGTTCATCTCTTAAACACAGCAGCAATGACAGAGGGGTACAGCAACAACAAGCGAAGATGCACGAAGCAGTAGGTTTGGATTCCAGCTTTCCTGGGAAAGAGAAGAACGTTATGCCAGTGTCTGCAATCATTATGTGTGGCAGAGAAACCTCCGGAGTGGATAGGGATGGCTATGCTCGAGGAAGTCCGGAGAAAGAATCCTTCCTGCTGGGACGTggagagaacagaaaacagtccACTCTGCTACCTGGTTTCCATGAGAAGAAACAGCTTAAGGGTCATCTGGACCCATCACTGAGCAGAATACAAAGTGAAGAGACCAGTAAGCAGCATGTGGTCATTAGAGAGCCCATAATCCCTAAATCAATCTTGCTGACATCTCAGTCCAAAGAGTTGAAG aaggAAGCTGGTCATGTGACTTTTCAGTCTGACCCTGAAGAATATACCATACCTCTGAGCAGCTGGTCTGTGCGTCCTTTCCTGGGCTATGACTGGATTGCAG GGCTCCTAGATACAAATTCTTCAGTAGTAGAAGAATCTGACCAATACTTTTCTGAGCTGCATGAGTTCCGACAGGCCAACAGAGAAGCGTGTGTTCATGAGCAGCACCTGGA GCCTGAGGCTTTGGATGACATAGTTCCTGAACAAGAACCAGATTTGATAACCAGTTTGCATAAGT GTGTTTACTGTTATCGATTAAACCAGCGCCTCTTCACTGTCCCTGTCGATTCAGAATCTACCTGCCCCGTGTGTAAGATCCCACGTACTCAGCAGCCTGCAGAGACACTGGAAGAGCCAGCCTATGTCAG GGTCAGCATTCCCAGGTCTACCCTTATGCCTGCCTACAAATACAAAGCCCATCGCAGGAAGAGCTTTGAACCGGCCGACAATCTAGCATTACCTTCA CATTGCCTGGCTGGCTGGGAAAATATCATCCCTTCCAGCAATCCCAGGCTCAGCAGTTTGGATCTGCGAGCTTCACTGGAAGAGAAGCCTTCTCACCATCCTCGCCTG AACTCGGTGTCCAGATTGTCAGGAAGAACCAGAACTGACCAGCTTCTGAACCTGACCCACTTGACACACTTCAGATTTAGCAGTGCTTCTCAGCAGAGGGAGCAAAACAAACCAGGACACTACAGAGCAGCTCCAAATTTAAATCCGACTGCCTCAACTCTGTGA
- the MFN2 gene encoding mitofusin-2 isoform X2: MKVAFFGRTSNGKSTVINAMLWDKVLPSGIGHTTNCFLRVEGTDGHEAFLLTEGSEEKKSVKTVNQLAHALHQDELLNAGSLVSVMWPNSKCPLLKDDLVLMDSPGIDVTTELDSWIDKFCLDADVFVLVANSESTLMQTEKQFFHKVNERLSRPNIFILNNRWDASASEPEYMEEVRRQHMERCTSFLVDELGVVDRAQAGDRIFFVSAKEVLNARIQRAQGMPEGGGALADGFQVRMFEFQNFERRFEECISQSAVKTKFEQHTVRAKQIAEDVRLIMDSVHIAAQEQRVYCLEMREERQERLGFIDKQLELLTQDYKRKIKQITEEVERQVSNAMAEEIRRLSVLVDEYQADFHPSQVVLKVYKSELHKHIEEGLGRNMSDRCSNAITASLQTMQQEMIDGLKPLLPVSLRGQIDMLIPRQCFMLSYDLNCDKLCADFQEDIEFHFSLGWTMLVNRFLGPKNGRRALMGYNDQVQRPLTPANPSLPPLPQGSMTQEELMVSMVTGLASLTSRTSMGIIVVGGVVWKAVGWRLIALSFGLYGLLYVYERLTWTTKAKERAFKRQFVEYAGEKLQLIVSYTGSNCSHQVQQELAGTFAHLCQQVDVTRENLEQEISAMNKKIEVLDSLQSKAKLLRNKAGWLDSELNMFTHQYLQQSR; the protein is encoded by the exons GACAAGCAACGGGAAAAGCACTGTGATAAATGCCATGCTATGGGACAAAGTCCTTCCTTCAGGAATTGGACACACCACTAATTGTTTCTTGCGTGTAGAAGGGACAGATGGACATGAAGCTTTCCTGCTTACTGAAGgctcagaggaaaagaagagtgTTAAG ACAGTAAACCAGCTGGCTCATGCCCTTCATCAAGATGAACTTCTGAATGCTGGCAGCCTAGTCAGCGTAATGTGGCCCAATTCCAAATGTCCTCTCTTAAAGGATGACCTGGTGTTGATGGACAG CCCTGGCATTGATGTAACCACAGAGCTGGACAGTTGGATCGACAAGTTCTGTCTAGATGCTGACGTATTTGTCTTGGTGGCAAATTCTGAATCAACACTGATGCAAACT GAGAAGCAGTTCTTTCACAAGGTGAATGAACGTCTGTCTCGAcccaatatatttattttaaataaccgCTGGGATGCATCTGCCTCTGAACCAGAATACATGGAAGAG GTGCGTCGACAGCACATGGAGCGGTGTACCAGCTTCCTGGTAGATGAGCTGGGTGTGGTGGATCGAGCCCAGGCAGGGGATCGAATTTTCTTTGTGTCAGCGAAAGAAGTGCTGAATGCCAGGATTCAGAGGGCTCAAGGGATGCCAGAAGGAG GTGGAGCGTTGGCAGATGGATTTCAAGTAAGAATGTTTGAGTTTCAGAACTTCGAGAGAAGATTTGAG GAATGTATATCGCAGTcagcagtaaaaacaaaatttgagcAGCATACGGTGAGAGCAAAGCAGATTGCGGAAGATGTTCGTCTCATCATGGATTCTGTGCATATTGCTGCCCAGGAACAGCG AGTTTACTGTCTGGAAATGCGAGAGGAACGACAGGAACGTTTAGGTTTTATTGACAAACAGCTGGAGCTCCTTACTCAAGACTACAAGcggaaaataaaacagatcaCAGAAGAAGTGGAGAGGCAG GTGTCAAATGCAATGGCAGAAGAAATCAGACGACTTTCAGTATTAGTAGATGAATACCAAGCAGACTTCCATCCATCTCAAGTAGTTCTTAAAGTTTACAAGAGT GAGCTGCATAAACACATTGAGGAAGGCCTGGGCCGTAACATGTCAGATCGTTGCTCCAATGCAATCACAGCTTCCCTGCAGACAATGCAGCAAGAAATGATAG ATGGGTTAAAACCCCTTCTCCCAGTCTCTTTGCGGGGCCAGATAGACATGTTAATTCCCCGACAGTGCTTCATGCTCAGCTATGATCTGAACTGTGACAAGCTTTGTGCCGACTTCCAAGAGGACATAGAATTCCATTTCTCTCTTGGATGGACGATGCTGGTGAACAGGTTTTTGGGACCAAAGAATGGTCGTCGGGCCTTGATGGGCTATAATGACCAG GTTCAACGCCCTTTAACACCAGCAAATCCCAGTCTGCCTCCTTTGCCTCAGGGCTCTATGACCCAGGAAGAGCTCATGGTGTCAATGGTGACTGGACTGGCCTCATTAACTTCCCGAACTTCCATGGGAATCATCGTGGTTGGTGGTGTG GTATGGAAGGCTGTGGGTTGGAGACTGATTGCTCTCTCTTTTGGCCTTTATGGGCTCCTTTATGTATATGAGCGCCTCACCTGGACCACAAAGGCGAAAGAGAGAGCTTTCAAACGGCAGTTTGTAGAGTATGCTGGTGAGAAATTGCAGCTCATCGTCAGTTATACGGGTTCTAATTGCAGCCACCAAGTCCAACA AGAGCTTGCTGGAACATTTGCTCATTTGTGTCAGCAAGTGGATGTCACACGGGAGAACCTTGAGCAGGAAatttctgccatgaataaaaaaattgaagttcTGGATtcactgcagagcaaagcaaaattgCTCAG GAATAAAGCGGGTTGGCTTGACAGTGAACTCAACATGTTCACACATCAGTACCTGCAGCAAAGCAGATAG